One window of Athalia rosae chromosome 4, iyAthRosa1.1, whole genome shotgun sequence genomic DNA carries:
- the LOC105692687 gene encoding NAD kinase-like isoform X3 — MADQVPPLRVPESNGHAAANYSSSYEIDQLENGLAKLPLGSPTRNRVLRRTRSLNAPSPIQQFGPCGRIMKNSAMVMTIQDPASQRLTWYKPPLTVLVIKKVRDSSVLPPFVQLVTWLIEEKRMVVFVEASVLEDPALARDPRFQGVRDRLQTFRDGTDDLQDRIDFIVCLGGDGTLLYASLLFQQSVPPVMAFHLGSLGFLTPFEFDNFQEQVTNVLEGHAALTLRSRLRCIIMRKGEEGQPAKPPTNLLVLNEVVVDRGPSPYLSNIDLYIDGKHVTSVQGDGLIVSTPTGSTAYAVAAGASMIHPSVPAIMVTPICPHSLSFRPIVVPAGVELKIMANSEARSTAYVSFDGRNQQELRVGDSLRVTTSIYPVPSICAADQITDWFESLAECLHWNVRKRQKHLDELSDLTHSSSNDTLDSLDRDS, encoded by the exons ATGGCAGACCAGGTTCCTCCACTTCGGGTACCCGAAAGCAACGGGCACGCAGCAGCTAATTACTCTTCTTCCTACGAGATTGATCAGCTGGAGAATGGCCTGGCCAAACTCCCACTAGGAAGTCCCACTCGGAACAGGGTCCTCAG GAGAACCAGGAGCCTCAATGCTCCAAGTCCGATTCAACAATTTGGGCCATGCGGTCGAATAATGAAGAACTCAGCTATGGTCAT GACTATTCAGGACCCTGCCTCTCAGAGGTTGACGTGGTACAAACCGCCGCTCACTGTGCTCGTTATAAAAAAAGTTCGAGACTCGTCGGTTCTGCCACCGTTCGTACAACTCGTCACATGGCTGATAGAG GAAAAAAGGATGGTAGTCTTCGTAGAAGCATCTGTTTTGGAAGATCCGGCGTTGGCGAGAGATCCAAGATTTCAAGGAGTAAGGGACAGACTCCAAACATTCAGAGATGGAACGGACGATCTTCAG GACCGCATCGACTTCATCGTCTGCCTTGGTGGTGATGGAACTCTGCTCTACGCCAGTCTACTATTCCAACAGTCCGTACCTCCCGTGATGGCATTTCACTTGGGATCCCTCGGATTTCTCACACCTTTTGAGTTCGACAACTTCCAGGAGCAGGTCACGAACGTTCTCGAAG GACACGCTGCCCTTACTTTGAGGAGCCGTCTTCGTTGCATAATTATGCGAAAGGGAGAAGAAGGACAGCCGGCAAAACCACCAACCAATCTCCTGGTTTTAAACGAAGTAGTCGTCGACAGAGGTCCTTCACCTTATCTTTCTAATATCGATTTATACATCGACGGAAAACACGTTACGAGCGTACAAGGAGATGGTCTCATAGTAAGCACACCGACCGGATCAACGGCGTACGCCGTTGCTGCTGGAGCCAGCATGATTCATCCCTCGGTACCGGCCATTATGGTCACCCCGATATGTCCACATTCTCTATCCTTCAGGCCAATCGTTGTCCCGGCTGGAGTTGAGCTCAAG ATTATGGCCAACAGCGAGGCACGCAGTACAGCCTACGTCTCCTTCGACGGACGTAATCAGCAAGAACTTCGAGTTGGGGATAG CTTGAGGGTGACTACTTCAATTTATCCGGTGCCCAGTATCTGTGCCGCCGATCAAATTACTGACTGGTTCGAATCCCTGGCTGAATGCTTGCATTGGAATGTACGCAAAAGGCAAAAACATTTGGATGAATTGAGCGACTTGACTCATTCGTCGAGTAACGACACTCTGGATTCGCTTGATCGCGATAGTTAG
- the LOC105692687 gene encoding NAD kinase-like isoform X7: MIYYTRSILKAALRTRNVIINNAIRRTRSLNAPSPIQQFGPCGRIMKNSAMVMTIQDPASQRLTWYKPPLTVLVIKKVRDSSVLPPFVQLVTWLIEEKRMVVFVEASVLEDPALARDPRFQGVRDRLQTFRDGTDDLQDRIDFIVCLGGDGTLLYASLLFQQSVPPVMAFHLGSLGFLTPFEFDNFQEQVTNVLEGHAALTLRSRLRCIIMRKGEEGQPAKPPTNLLVLNEVVVDRGPSPYLSNIDLYIDGKHVTSVQGDGLIVSTPTGSTAYAVAAGASMIHPSVPAIMVTPICPHSLSFRPIVVPAGVELKIMANSEARSTAYVSFDGRNQQELRVGDSLRVTTSIYPVPSICAADQITDWFESLAECLHWNVRKRQKHLDELSDLTHSSSNDTLDSLDRDS; encoded by the exons GAGAACCAGGAGCCTCAATGCTCCAAGTCCGATTCAACAATTTGGGCCATGCGGTCGAATAATGAAGAACTCAGCTATGGTCAT GACTATTCAGGACCCTGCCTCTCAGAGGTTGACGTGGTACAAACCGCCGCTCACTGTGCTCGTTATAAAAAAAGTTCGAGACTCGTCGGTTCTGCCACCGTTCGTACAACTCGTCACATGGCTGATAGAG GAAAAAAGGATGGTAGTCTTCGTAGAAGCATCTGTTTTGGAAGATCCGGCGTTGGCGAGAGATCCAAGATTTCAAGGAGTAAGGGACAGACTCCAAACATTCAGAGATGGAACGGACGATCTTCAG GACCGCATCGACTTCATCGTCTGCCTTGGTGGTGATGGAACTCTGCTCTACGCCAGTCTACTATTCCAACAGTCCGTACCTCCCGTGATGGCATTTCACTTGGGATCCCTCGGATTTCTCACACCTTTTGAGTTCGACAACTTCCAGGAGCAGGTCACGAACGTTCTCGAAG GACACGCTGCCCTTACTTTGAGGAGCCGTCTTCGTTGCATAATTATGCGAAAGGGAGAAGAAGGACAGCCGGCAAAACCACCAACCAATCTCCTGGTTTTAAACGAAGTAGTCGTCGACAGAGGTCCTTCACCTTATCTTTCTAATATCGATTTATACATCGACGGAAAACACGTTACGAGCGTACAAGGAGATGGTCTCATAGTAAGCACACCGACCGGATCAACGGCGTACGCCGTTGCTGCTGGAGCCAGCATGATTCATCCCTCGGTACCGGCCATTATGGTCACCCCGATATGTCCACATTCTCTATCCTTCAGGCCAATCGTTGTCCCGGCTGGAGTTGAGCTCAAG ATTATGGCCAACAGCGAGGCACGCAGTACAGCCTACGTCTCCTTCGACGGACGTAATCAGCAAGAACTTCGAGTTGGGGATAG CTTGAGGGTGACTACTTCAATTTATCCGGTGCCCAGTATCTGTGCCGCCGATCAAATTACTGACTGGTTCGAATCCCTGGCTGAATGCTTGCATTGGAATGTACGCAAAAGGCAAAAACATTTGGATGAATTGAGCGACTTGACTCATTCGTCGAGTAACGACACTCTGGATTCGCTTGATCGCGATAGTTAG
- the LOC105692687 gene encoding NAD kinase-like isoform X9, which translates to MESMSRCLSIVDDAEIELRRTRSLNAPSPIQQFGPCGRIMKNSAMVMTIQDPASQRLTWYKPPLTVLVIKKVRDSSVLPPFVQLVTWLIEEKRMVVFVEASVLEDPALARDPRFQGVRDRLQTFRDGTDDLQDRIDFIVCLGGDGTLLYASLLFQQSVPPVMAFHLGSLGFLTPFEFDNFQEQVTNVLEGHAALTLRSRLRCIIMRKGEEGQPAKPPTNLLVLNEVVVDRGPSPYLSNIDLYIDGKHVTSVQGDGLIVSTPTGSTAYAVAAGASMIHPSVPAIMVTPICPHSLSFRPIVVPAGVELKIMANSEARSTAYVSFDGRNQQELRVGDSLRVTTSIYPVPSICAADQITDWFESLAECLHWNVRKRQKHLDELSDLTHSSSNDTLDSLDRDS; encoded by the exons GAGAACCAGGAGCCTCAATGCTCCAAGTCCGATTCAACAATTTGGGCCATGCGGTCGAATAATGAAGAACTCAGCTATGGTCAT GACTATTCAGGACCCTGCCTCTCAGAGGTTGACGTGGTACAAACCGCCGCTCACTGTGCTCGTTATAAAAAAAGTTCGAGACTCGTCGGTTCTGCCACCGTTCGTACAACTCGTCACATGGCTGATAGAG GAAAAAAGGATGGTAGTCTTCGTAGAAGCATCTGTTTTGGAAGATCCGGCGTTGGCGAGAGATCCAAGATTTCAAGGAGTAAGGGACAGACTCCAAACATTCAGAGATGGAACGGACGATCTTCAG GACCGCATCGACTTCATCGTCTGCCTTGGTGGTGATGGAACTCTGCTCTACGCCAGTCTACTATTCCAACAGTCCGTACCTCCCGTGATGGCATTTCACTTGGGATCCCTCGGATTTCTCACACCTTTTGAGTTCGACAACTTCCAGGAGCAGGTCACGAACGTTCTCGAAG GACACGCTGCCCTTACTTTGAGGAGCCGTCTTCGTTGCATAATTATGCGAAAGGGAGAAGAAGGACAGCCGGCAAAACCACCAACCAATCTCCTGGTTTTAAACGAAGTAGTCGTCGACAGAGGTCCTTCACCTTATCTTTCTAATATCGATTTATACATCGACGGAAAACACGTTACGAGCGTACAAGGAGATGGTCTCATAGTAAGCACACCGACCGGATCAACGGCGTACGCCGTTGCTGCTGGAGCCAGCATGATTCATCCCTCGGTACCGGCCATTATGGTCACCCCGATATGTCCACATTCTCTATCCTTCAGGCCAATCGTTGTCCCGGCTGGAGTTGAGCTCAAG ATTATGGCCAACAGCGAGGCACGCAGTACAGCCTACGTCTCCTTCGACGGACGTAATCAGCAAGAACTTCGAGTTGGGGATAG CTTGAGGGTGACTACTTCAATTTATCCGGTGCCCAGTATCTGTGCCGCCGATCAAATTACTGACTGGTTCGAATCCCTGGCTGAATGCTTGCATTGGAATGTACGCAAAAGGCAAAAACATTTGGATGAATTGAGCGACTTGACTCATTCGTCGAGTAACGACACTCTGGATTCGCTTGATCGCGATAGTTAG
- the LOC105692687 gene encoding NAD kinase-like isoform X8, translated as MSLSPSSSSGFHSLEDLSVWRTRSLNAPSPIQQFGPCGRIMKNSAMVMTIQDPASQRLTWYKPPLTVLVIKKVRDSSVLPPFVQLVTWLIEEKRMVVFVEASVLEDPALARDPRFQGVRDRLQTFRDGTDDLQDRIDFIVCLGGDGTLLYASLLFQQSVPPVMAFHLGSLGFLTPFEFDNFQEQVTNVLEGHAALTLRSRLRCIIMRKGEEGQPAKPPTNLLVLNEVVVDRGPSPYLSNIDLYIDGKHVTSVQGDGLIVSTPTGSTAYAVAAGASMIHPSVPAIMVTPICPHSLSFRPIVVPAGVELKIMANSEARSTAYVSFDGRNQQELRVGDSLRVTTSIYPVPSICAADQITDWFESLAECLHWNVRKRQKHLDELSDLTHSSSNDTLDSLDRDS; from the exons GAGAACCAGGAGCCTCAATGCTCCAAGTCCGATTCAACAATTTGGGCCATGCGGTCGAATAATGAAGAACTCAGCTATGGTCAT GACTATTCAGGACCCTGCCTCTCAGAGGTTGACGTGGTACAAACCGCCGCTCACTGTGCTCGTTATAAAAAAAGTTCGAGACTCGTCGGTTCTGCCACCGTTCGTACAACTCGTCACATGGCTGATAGAG GAAAAAAGGATGGTAGTCTTCGTAGAAGCATCTGTTTTGGAAGATCCGGCGTTGGCGAGAGATCCAAGATTTCAAGGAGTAAGGGACAGACTCCAAACATTCAGAGATGGAACGGACGATCTTCAG GACCGCATCGACTTCATCGTCTGCCTTGGTGGTGATGGAACTCTGCTCTACGCCAGTCTACTATTCCAACAGTCCGTACCTCCCGTGATGGCATTTCACTTGGGATCCCTCGGATTTCTCACACCTTTTGAGTTCGACAACTTCCAGGAGCAGGTCACGAACGTTCTCGAAG GACACGCTGCCCTTACTTTGAGGAGCCGTCTTCGTTGCATAATTATGCGAAAGGGAGAAGAAGGACAGCCGGCAAAACCACCAACCAATCTCCTGGTTTTAAACGAAGTAGTCGTCGACAGAGGTCCTTCACCTTATCTTTCTAATATCGATTTATACATCGACGGAAAACACGTTACGAGCGTACAAGGAGATGGTCTCATAGTAAGCACACCGACCGGATCAACGGCGTACGCCGTTGCTGCTGGAGCCAGCATGATTCATCCCTCGGTACCGGCCATTATGGTCACCCCGATATGTCCACATTCTCTATCCTTCAGGCCAATCGTTGTCCCGGCTGGAGTTGAGCTCAAG ATTATGGCCAACAGCGAGGCACGCAGTACAGCCTACGTCTCCTTCGACGGACGTAATCAGCAAGAACTTCGAGTTGGGGATAG CTTGAGGGTGACTACTTCAATTTATCCGGTGCCCAGTATCTGTGCCGCCGATCAAATTACTGACTGGTTCGAATCCCTGGCTGAATGCTTGCATTGGAATGTACGCAAAAGGCAAAAACATTTGGATGAATTGAGCGACTTGACTCATTCGTCGAGTAACGACACTCTGGATTCGCTTGATCGCGATAGTTAG
- the LOC105692687 gene encoding NAD kinase-like isoform X6, which yields MNERDLHLAKAMVDLELDGKRPKKTAVSRMQDKQQTFRRTRSLNAPSPIQQFGPCGRIMKNSAMVMTIQDPASQRLTWYKPPLTVLVIKKVRDSSVLPPFVQLVTWLIEEKRMVVFVEASVLEDPALARDPRFQGVRDRLQTFRDGTDDLQDRIDFIVCLGGDGTLLYASLLFQQSVPPVMAFHLGSLGFLTPFEFDNFQEQVTNVLEGHAALTLRSRLRCIIMRKGEEGQPAKPPTNLLVLNEVVVDRGPSPYLSNIDLYIDGKHVTSVQGDGLIVSTPTGSTAYAVAAGASMIHPSVPAIMVTPICPHSLSFRPIVVPAGVELKIMANSEARSTAYVSFDGRNQQELRVGDSLRVTTSIYPVPSICAADQITDWFESLAECLHWNVRKRQKHLDELSDLTHSSSNDTLDSLDRDS from the exons GAGAACCAGGAGCCTCAATGCTCCAAGTCCGATTCAACAATTTGGGCCATGCGGTCGAATAATGAAGAACTCAGCTATGGTCAT GACTATTCAGGACCCTGCCTCTCAGAGGTTGACGTGGTACAAACCGCCGCTCACTGTGCTCGTTATAAAAAAAGTTCGAGACTCGTCGGTTCTGCCACCGTTCGTACAACTCGTCACATGGCTGATAGAG GAAAAAAGGATGGTAGTCTTCGTAGAAGCATCTGTTTTGGAAGATCCGGCGTTGGCGAGAGATCCAAGATTTCAAGGAGTAAGGGACAGACTCCAAACATTCAGAGATGGAACGGACGATCTTCAG GACCGCATCGACTTCATCGTCTGCCTTGGTGGTGATGGAACTCTGCTCTACGCCAGTCTACTATTCCAACAGTCCGTACCTCCCGTGATGGCATTTCACTTGGGATCCCTCGGATTTCTCACACCTTTTGAGTTCGACAACTTCCAGGAGCAGGTCACGAACGTTCTCGAAG GACACGCTGCCCTTACTTTGAGGAGCCGTCTTCGTTGCATAATTATGCGAAAGGGAGAAGAAGGACAGCCGGCAAAACCACCAACCAATCTCCTGGTTTTAAACGAAGTAGTCGTCGACAGAGGTCCTTCACCTTATCTTTCTAATATCGATTTATACATCGACGGAAAACACGTTACGAGCGTACAAGGAGATGGTCTCATAGTAAGCACACCGACCGGATCAACGGCGTACGCCGTTGCTGCTGGAGCCAGCATGATTCATCCCTCGGTACCGGCCATTATGGTCACCCCGATATGTCCACATTCTCTATCCTTCAGGCCAATCGTTGTCCCGGCTGGAGTTGAGCTCAAG ATTATGGCCAACAGCGAGGCACGCAGTACAGCCTACGTCTCCTTCGACGGACGTAATCAGCAAGAACTTCGAGTTGGGGATAG CTTGAGGGTGACTACTTCAATTTATCCGGTGCCCAGTATCTGTGCCGCCGATCAAATTACTGACTGGTTCGAATCCCTGGCTGAATGCTTGCATTGGAATGTACGCAAAAGGCAAAAACATTTGGATGAATTGAGCGACTTGACTCATTCGTCGAGTAACGACACTCTGGATTCGCTTGATCGCGATAGTTAG
- the LOC105692687 gene encoding NAD kinase-like isoform X11: MKNSAMVMTIQDPASQRLTWYKPPLTVLVIKKVRDSSVLPPFVQLVTWLIEEKRMVVFVEASVLEDPALARDPRFQGVRDRLQTFRDGTDDLQDRIDFIVCLGGDGTLLYASLLFQQSVPPVMAFHLGSLGFLTPFEFDNFQEQVTNVLEGHAALTLRSRLRCIIMRKGEEGQPAKPPTNLLVLNEVVVDRGPSPYLSNIDLYIDGKHVTSVQGDGLIVSTPTGSTAYAVAAGASMIHPSVPAIMVTPICPHSLSFRPIVVPAGVELKIMANSEARSTAYVSFDGRNQQELRVGDSLRVTTSIYPVPSICAADQITDWFESLAECLHWNVRKRQKHLDELSDLTHSSSNDTLDSLDRDS; encoded by the exons ATGAAGAACTCAGCTATGGTCAT GACTATTCAGGACCCTGCCTCTCAGAGGTTGACGTGGTACAAACCGCCGCTCACTGTGCTCGTTATAAAAAAAGTTCGAGACTCGTCGGTTCTGCCACCGTTCGTACAACTCGTCACATGGCTGATAGAG GAAAAAAGGATGGTAGTCTTCGTAGAAGCATCTGTTTTGGAAGATCCGGCGTTGGCGAGAGATCCAAGATTTCAAGGAGTAAGGGACAGACTCCAAACATTCAGAGATGGAACGGACGATCTTCAG GACCGCATCGACTTCATCGTCTGCCTTGGTGGTGATGGAACTCTGCTCTACGCCAGTCTACTATTCCAACAGTCCGTACCTCCCGTGATGGCATTTCACTTGGGATCCCTCGGATTTCTCACACCTTTTGAGTTCGACAACTTCCAGGAGCAGGTCACGAACGTTCTCGAAG GACACGCTGCCCTTACTTTGAGGAGCCGTCTTCGTTGCATAATTATGCGAAAGGGAGAAGAAGGACAGCCGGCAAAACCACCAACCAATCTCCTGGTTTTAAACGAAGTAGTCGTCGACAGAGGTCCTTCACCTTATCTTTCTAATATCGATTTATACATCGACGGAAAACACGTTACGAGCGTACAAGGAGATGGTCTCATAGTAAGCACACCGACCGGATCAACGGCGTACGCCGTTGCTGCTGGAGCCAGCATGATTCATCCCTCGGTACCGGCCATTATGGTCACCCCGATATGTCCACATTCTCTATCCTTCAGGCCAATCGTTGTCCCGGCTGGAGTTGAGCTCAAG ATTATGGCCAACAGCGAGGCACGCAGTACAGCCTACGTCTCCTTCGACGGACGTAATCAGCAAGAACTTCGAGTTGGGGATAG CTTGAGGGTGACTACTTCAATTTATCCGGTGCCCAGTATCTGTGCCGCCGATCAAATTACTGACTGGTTCGAATCCCTGGCTGAATGCTTGCATTGGAATGTACGCAAAAGGCAAAAACATTTGGATGAATTGAGCGACTTGACTCATTCGTCGAGTAACGACACTCTGGATTCGCTTGATCGCGATAGTTAG
- the LOC105692687 gene encoding NAD kinase-like isoform X10, which translates to MVHGTPFVRTIQDPASQRLTWYKPPLTVLVIKKVRDSSVLPPFVQLVTWLIEEKRMVVFVEASVLEDPALARDPRFQGVRDRLQTFRDGTDDLQDRIDFIVCLGGDGTLLYASLLFQQSVPPVMAFHLGSLGFLTPFEFDNFQEQVTNVLEGHAALTLRSRLRCIIMRKGEEGQPAKPPTNLLVLNEVVVDRGPSPYLSNIDLYIDGKHVTSVQGDGLIVSTPTGSTAYAVAAGASMIHPSVPAIMVTPICPHSLSFRPIVVPAGVELKIMANSEARSTAYVSFDGRNQQELRVGDSLRVTTSIYPVPSICAADQITDWFESLAECLHWNVRKRQKHLDELSDLTHSSSNDTLDSLDRDS; encoded by the exons atggtgCATGGAACTCCGTTCGTCAG GACTATTCAGGACCCTGCCTCTCAGAGGTTGACGTGGTACAAACCGCCGCTCACTGTGCTCGTTATAAAAAAAGTTCGAGACTCGTCGGTTCTGCCACCGTTCGTACAACTCGTCACATGGCTGATAGAG GAAAAAAGGATGGTAGTCTTCGTAGAAGCATCTGTTTTGGAAGATCCGGCGTTGGCGAGAGATCCAAGATTTCAAGGAGTAAGGGACAGACTCCAAACATTCAGAGATGGAACGGACGATCTTCAG GACCGCATCGACTTCATCGTCTGCCTTGGTGGTGATGGAACTCTGCTCTACGCCAGTCTACTATTCCAACAGTCCGTACCTCCCGTGATGGCATTTCACTTGGGATCCCTCGGATTTCTCACACCTTTTGAGTTCGACAACTTCCAGGAGCAGGTCACGAACGTTCTCGAAG GACACGCTGCCCTTACTTTGAGGAGCCGTCTTCGTTGCATAATTATGCGAAAGGGAGAAGAAGGACAGCCGGCAAAACCACCAACCAATCTCCTGGTTTTAAACGAAGTAGTCGTCGACAGAGGTCCTTCACCTTATCTTTCTAATATCGATTTATACATCGACGGAAAACACGTTACGAGCGTACAAGGAGATGGTCTCATAGTAAGCACACCGACCGGATCAACGGCGTACGCCGTTGCTGCTGGAGCCAGCATGATTCATCCCTCGGTACCGGCCATTATGGTCACCCCGATATGTCCACATTCTCTATCCTTCAGGCCAATCGTTGTCCCGGCTGGAGTTGAGCTCAAG ATTATGGCCAACAGCGAGGCACGCAGTACAGCCTACGTCTCCTTCGACGGACGTAATCAGCAAGAACTTCGAGTTGGGGATAG CTTGAGGGTGACTACTTCAATTTATCCGGTGCCCAGTATCTGTGCCGCCGATCAAATTACTGACTGGTTCGAATCCCTGGCTGAATGCTTGCATTGGAATGTACGCAAAAGGCAAAAACATTTGGATGAATTGAGCGACTTGACTCATTCGTCGAGTAACGACACTCTGGATTCGCTTGATCGCGATAGTTAG